In a single window of the Dehalococcoidales bacterium genome:
- a CDS encoding type II toxin-antitoxin system HicB family antitoxin, whose protein sequence is MVKSFTLEYWIDENWYVGKLREVPGVFIQGESLEELEENIRDAYHLMVEEETMPGVNVKTKEIGIEV, encoded by the coding sequence ATGGTGAAGAGTTTTACATTAGAATATTGGATTGATGAAAACTGGTATGTAGGGAAGCTGAGGGAGGTTCCGGGAGTATTTATCCAGGGTGAATCCCTGGAAGAACTAGAAGAAAATATACGGGATGCCTATCATTTAATGGTTGAAGAGGAGACCATGCCCGGGGTAAACGTTAAAACAAAGGAGATAGGCATTGA